From one Lycium ferocissimum isolate CSIRO_LF1 chromosome 7, AGI_CSIRO_Lferr_CH_V1, whole genome shotgun sequence genomic stretch:
- the LOC132065065 gene encoding endoglucanase 24-like isoform X2 gives MKSTIISSKLMLLLLLLLPLMSCHGSYHDYTDALTKSILFFEGQRSGYLPQDQRMNWRGHSGLGDGWTVNVDLTGGYYDAGDNVKFNFPMAFTTTLLAWSVIEFGENMPPSELRNALVAIRWSTDYLLKTVSQPNRIFVQVGDPVLDHNCWERPEDMDTARTVYTVDAPNPASDVAGEIAAAFAAASIAFRPSDPGYADTLLRTSTRVFDFADRNRGAYSDNANIRDGVCPYYCDFDGYQDELLWGAAWLRRATQGDNYLSYVQQNRQTLGADDNIDEFGWDNKHAGLNVLVSKTHV, from the exons atgaagagtaccattatttcttcaaaattaaTGCTTCTTCTACTTCTACTTCTTCCATTAATGAGTTGCCATGGAAGCTACCATGACTATACAGACGCATTAACAAAGTCCATTCTTTTCTTCGAAGGCCAACGTTCTGGTTATTTACCACAAGACCAAAGAATGAACTGGCGTGGACATTCTGGTTTAGGTGATGGATGGACGGTCAACGTTGATTTGACCGGTGGTTACTATGATGCTGGTGATAATGTGAAATTTAATTTTCCGATGGCATTTACAACGACATTGTTGGCTTGGagtgttattgaatttggagaaaACATGCCACCATCTGAATTAAGGAATGCTTTAGTTGCTATACGTTGGTCCACTGATTATCTTCTCAAGACTGTCTCTCAACCCAATCGCATTTTTGTCCAG GTGGGGGATCCAGTCCTAGACCATAACTGTTGGGAAAGGCCAGAAGATATGGACACTGCTAGGACAGTATACACAGTGGATGCCCCGAATCCGGCATCCGACGTGGCCGGAGAAATTGCAGCTGCTTTTGCAGCTGCATCTATAGCTTTCCGGCCGTCGGATCCCGGATATGCTGACACACTTCTGAGAACATCCACAAGGGTGTTTGATTTTGCAGATAGGAACCGTGGAGCTTACAGTGACAATGCCAATATTAGAGATGGAGTTTGTCCGTATTATTGTGATTTTGATGGGTATCAG GATGAATTGTTGTGGGGAGCAGCGTGGCTTAGGAGAGCTACCCAGGGTGACAATTATCTGAGTTACGTACAACAGAATCGGCAGACACTTGGGGCCGATGACAatattgatgaatttggatgggACAATAAGCACGCTGGCCTTAATGTTCTTGTTTCTAAG ACTCATGTATAA
- the LOC132065065 gene encoding endoglucanase 24-like isoform X1 produces MKSTIISSKLMLLLLLLLPLMSCHGSYHDYTDALTKSILFFEGQRSGYLPQDQRMNWRGHSGLGDGWTVNVDLTGGYYDAGDNVKFNFPMAFTTTLLAWSVIEFGENMPPSELRNALVAIRWSTDYLLKTVSQPNRIFVQVGDPVLDHNCWERPEDMDTARTVYTVDAPNPASDVAGEIAAAFAAASIAFRPSDPGYADTLLRTSTRVFDFADRNRGAYSDNANIRDGVCPYYCDFDGYQDELLWGAAWLRRATQGDNYLSYVQQNRQTLGADDNIDEFGWDNKHAGLNVLVSKEVLDGNMYGLQSYKASADSFMCTLIPESSSSHIQYSPGGLIYKPGGSNLQHATTITFLLLVYANYLEKSSQILNCGNINVSPSMLRKIGKRQVDYILGDNPKGMSYMVGYSNYYPQKIHHRGSSLPSIKDHPQTIACKEGSIYFNSTQPNPNVLVGAIVGGPGEDDAYDDSRDEFRKSEPTTYINAPFVGALAYFAANPNIN; encoded by the exons atgaagagtaccattatttcttcaaaattaaTGCTTCTTCTACTTCTACTTCTTCCATTAATGAGTTGCCATGGAAGCTACCATGACTATACAGACGCATTAACAAAGTCCATTCTTTTCTTCGAAGGCCAACGTTCTGGTTATTTACCACAAGACCAAAGAATGAACTGGCGTGGACATTCTGGTTTAGGTGATGGATGGACGGTCAACGTTGATTTGACCGGTGGTTACTATGATGCTGGTGATAATGTGAAATTTAATTTTCCGATGGCATTTACAACGACATTGTTGGCTTGGagtgttattgaatttggagaaaACATGCCACCATCTGAATTAAGGAATGCTTTAGTTGCTATACGTTGGTCCACTGATTATCTTCTCAAGACTGTCTCTCAACCCAATCGCATTTTTGTCCAG GTGGGGGATCCAGTCCTAGACCATAACTGTTGGGAAAGGCCAGAAGATATGGACACTGCTAGGACAGTATACACAGTGGATGCCCCGAATCCGGCATCCGACGTGGCCGGAGAAATTGCAGCTGCTTTTGCAGCTGCATCTATAGCTTTCCGGCCGTCGGATCCCGGATATGCTGACACACTTCTGAGAACATCCACAAGGGTGTTTGATTTTGCAGATAGGAACCGTGGAGCTTACAGTGACAATGCCAATATTAGAGATGGAGTTTGTCCGTATTATTGTGATTTTGATGGGTATCAG GATGAATTGTTGTGGGGAGCAGCGTGGCTTAGGAGAGCTACCCAGGGTGACAATTATCTGAGTTACGTACAACAGAATCGGCAGACACTTGGGGCCGATGACAatattgatgaatttggatgggACAATAAGCACGCTGGCCTTAATGTTCTTGTTTCTAAG GAAGTGTTAGACGGGAATATGTATGGCCTCCAATCTTACAAAGCATCGGCAGATAGCTTCATGTGCACATTAATCCCAGAATCGTCATCCTCGCATATACAGTACTCTCCTGGTGGCCTAATTTACAAGCCTGGTGGAAGCAATTTACAACATGCCACAACAATCACATTCCTACTACTAGTCTACGCAAATTACTTAGAAAAATCGTCACAAATCTTGAATTGCGGCAACATCAATGTTAGTCCATCGATGCTTCGAAAAATTGGCAAGAGGCAAGTTGATTACATTTTAGGAGATAATCCTAAAGGAATGTCCTACATGGTTGGTTATAGTAATTACTATCCTCAAAAAATTCATCATCGTGGCTCGTCCCTTCCATCGATCAAAGATCATCCTCAGACTATCGCGTGCAAGGAGGGCTCGATTTATTTTAACTCGACTCAGCCTAATCCTAATGTCTTAGTTGGTGCAATTGTGGGTGGTCCTGGAGAAGATGATGCTTATGATGATAGTAGGGATGAATTTCGTAAATCCGAGCCAACTACGTATATTAATGCCCCATTTGTTGGTGCACTTGCTTATTTTGCAGCTAATCCTAacattaattag